A stretch of Ipomoea triloba cultivar NCNSP0323 chromosome 11, ASM357664v1 DNA encodes these proteins:
- the LOC115997098 gene encoding protein MICRORCHIDIA 6-like: MSPTNIVDSSSDGDLRGYMKAVKLEPDFVGGSMSQKEFYKNDVMLSKVNSGENQNSTASYTIQGDRSILGQEQSSVDDSGLCSISPICPAPLCRQFWKAGNYDDGLSSKPTHKNFTNYLHIHPKFLHSNATSHKWAFGAIAELLDNAIDEIQNGATFVVVDKIINPRDGSSALLIQDDGGGMDAEAMRRCMSFGFSDKKSKSAIGQYGNGFKTSSMRLGADVIVFSCSMKRKKTRSIGLLSYTFLAQTGLDRIVVPMIDYEYNSSSGTWNSLYSEQNFTSNLSLLLRWSPFSTEEDLLREFVDIGDHGTKIIIYNLWLSDEGKTELDFNSDPEDIRICIDPNKMEKGARSSVSDDHLANRLRFSLRAYLSILYLRVPENFCMVLRGSLVEYHNIANELKFRQCIMYRPQSAGVSEGEVITTIGFLKEAPLVNHHGFNVYHKNRLILPFWHVVSYSDSRGRGVVGVLEANFIQPTHNKQDFEKTPLFQKLEARLKEMTWEYWDYHCGLIGYIPKKKAQPSTTPQVLPESHQKHGAYQSVLMTKNPPSATSKEASRPDNLPRTFHHSYKQVPVFPHKRKERDHPTEPENVKQKDRGKANIINAWSSETAMPVGAAASYLGGEEAANLIQENQKLRAQCLEHEKWVEELNAKVLLVRKQLKETQKEYGRLLLDLKLLEKEKIKPES, translated from the exons ATGAGTCCAACAAACATTGTTGATTCCTCTAGCGATGGAGACCTCAGAGGGTATATGAAAGCTGTTAAACTGGAGCCAGATTTTGTTGGAGGGTCAATGTCACAGAAGgaattttataaaaatgatgtaaTGCTATCCAAAGTGAATTCAGGAGAAAACCAAAACTCCACTGCTTCATATACCATACAGGGTGACAGAAGCATTTTGGGTCAAGAACAGTCTTCAGTAGATGATTCAGGCCTTTGTTCCATATCACCAATATGCCCAGCACCTCTTTGTCGGCAGTTTTGGAAAGCTGGAAACTATGATGATGGGCTTTCTTCTAAGCCTACCCATAAAA ATTTTACCAATTACTTGCACATTCACCCTAAGTTCCTACATTCAAATGCCACATCACACAAATGGGCATTTGGTG CTATAGCTGAGCTGCTTGACAATGCTATTGATGAG ATACAAAATGGGGCCACATTTGTCGTAGTAGATAAAATTATCAATCCAAGAGATGGAAGCTCTGCTTTGTTAATTCAAG ATGACGGTGGTGGAATGGACGCTGAAGCAATGCGCCGCTGTATGAGTTTTGGATTTTCAGATAAGAAGTCAAAATCTGCAATTGGACAGT ATGGAAATGGTTTTAAGACAAGTTCTATGAGACTTGGAGCAGATGTTATAGTCTTCAGCTGCTCAATGAAGAG AAAAAAGACACGAAGCATTGGGCTTTTATCTTACACATTTTTGGCACAAACAGGCCTTGATAGAATAGTGGTTCCCATG ATTGACTATGAATACAACTCATCTTCTGGCACCTGGAATTCATTATACAGTGAACAAAATTTCACGAGTAATCTTTCTCTGCTGTTGCGGTGGTCCCCATTTTCAACAGAGGAGGATCTTCTTCGTGAG TTCGTTGACATTGGTGATCATGGCACGAAGattataatttacaatttatgGTTGAGTGATGAAGGAAAAACAGAGCTTGACTTCAACTCTGATCCTGAG GATATTCGTATTTGTATAGATCCAAATAAAATGGAGAAAGGTGCTCGTTCATCAGTAAGTGATGATCATCTTGCCAACCGTCTCCGTTTTTCACTGCGT GCATACCTATCCATCTTGTACTTGCGAGTTCCAGAAAACTTTTGTATGGTTTTACGTGGATCCTTAGTTGAGTATCATAATATTGCTAATGAACTGAAATTTCGGCAATGCATCATGTATAGACCTCAAAGCGCTGGAGTTTCAGAG GGTGAAGTCATTACCACAATTGGGTTTTTAAAAGAGGCCCCATTGGTGAATCACCATGGTTTCAATGTCTACCACAAAAATCGTTTAATACTG CCATTTTGGCATGTTGTCAGCTATTCTGATAGTAGAGGCAGAGGGGTTGTAG GTGTTCTGGAGGCAAACTTCATTCAGCCAACGCACAACAAACAGGACTTTGAAAAAACTCCTCTTTTTCAAAAGCTTGAAGCCCGCTTAAAGGAAATGACATGGGAATACTG GGATTATCACTGTGGACTTATTGGTTATATACCAAAGAAAAAGGCTCAACCGTCAACAACACCCCAGGTTTTACCTGAATCTCATCAGAAGCATGGTGCATATCAGTCTGTTTTAATGACTAAAAACCCTCCCAGTGCAACCAGTAAAGAAGCGTCAAGGCCGGACAATCTACCAAGAACTTTTCACCATAGCTATAAACAAG TACCTGTATTCCCTCATAAAAGGAAAGAGCGTGATCACCCAACTGAACCTGAAAATGTGAAACAAAAGGACAGAGGAAAAGCCAATATTATTAACGCCTGGTCCAGTGAAACGGCAATG CCTGTCGGTGCTGCTGCTAGTTACTTGGGAGGTGAAGAGGCTGCCAACCTGATTCAAGAAAACCAAAAACTTCGTGCCCA GTGCTTGGAACATGAGAAGTGGGTGGAGGAGCTTAATGCTAAG GTGCTTCTTGTTCGGAAGCAACTAAAAGAAACGCAGAAGGAATATGGTCGATTGCTGCTCGATTTGAAActattggaaaaggaaaaaatcaaACCGGAAAGTTAA
- the LOC115996458 gene encoding putative late blight resistance protein homolog R1A-10 — protein MAYAAVTSLKETLHLYFLQSQPRLPLQDNQEILNSLHQNLGFLQEILEKSEIANDNSRMKDLEAEIRDVAFKAEERIEMELSSIYLAKGWTKHIRIKVSLLRLRGIFNEAVKQIDYLKKELIEISEKQLAKGPSLLGSTSSSQPVDPERQNNIIPVSEYSKSASKFDSGMVGCDEEFKTIMDQLTRQSSKQLQVVPIVGMGGIGKTTLAGKVYSDPRITSHFYIRAWVTVSQEYNVEQMLQCLIGCVNAASRDELHEQSNELHEQRRQRNSKESLRRLLMGKRYLIVMDDIWSTTAWDSVQGCFPDDYNGSRILLTSRLREVVEYANPGNSSINMHFLDANESWNLYCNVFGQTKFPSEFEQIGRNIVKKCNGLPLAIIVIASLLSKIEAAVEKWNNVAENVSRYVIGDSNDACSRILYLSYNQLPHHLKACFLYFGVFPEDYEIHVKKLVRLWAAEGFLRAEEHQNMEEVAMECLQDLVDRSLVFVSKQSYNGKMKTIRIHDLLRDLCLREARYENLLNVIGDEKLPFYKKKISCPWISATSRFHLLPVSKCYHKSHSFHYPNAYYSKSVKCLFSHFKLLRVVDIESVYVFMNMYGVVYVLANLIHLRYLALRYSNRTSNRYFHLKLFEHWNIQSFIVDGVLDSSEACGIWKMPLLKNFCIQRIDSLGTSSVVHRNLESISWLNAKLCTKDLFTRIPNLKKLGIYGGYQDNNLDYFYNIMHLGQLEELSITAWFFNHIPYRGISWATNFLPNLKKLKFIDTYCLAWSDMELIGMLPNLEVLKLKHAIDRKDTMWEPPEEGFRQLKRLVIEYTFLEHWNAVGDHFPMLECLELRSCYSLQEIPSGFADITTLALIQLNLCWDSVLASAKLIQEEQYNNYGNALLVRSENIKAKHLYNK, from the exons ATGGCTTATGCTGCTGTAACTTCGCTTAAAGAAACACTCCATCTATACTTCTTGCAATCGCAACCACGCTTGCCTCTTCAAGACAATCAAGAGATACTTAATTCTCTCCATCAAAATCTTGGTTTCCTCCAAGAAATTCTTGAGAAATCTGAGATTGCCAATGATAATTCGCGGATGAAAGATTTAGAGGCAGAGATTAGAGATGTAGCATTCAAAGCTGAAGAAAGGATTGAGATGGAGTTGAGTAGCATATATCTAGCAAAGGGTTGGACGAAGCATATTCGTATAAAGGTTTCCCTCCTCAGGCTTCGTGGAATCTTCAATGAAGCAGTAAAACAGATTGATTACCTCAAGAAGGAGTTGATTGAAATTAGTGAAAAGCAGCTTGCAAAGGGTCCATCACTCCTTGGTTCAACATCATCATCGCAGCCTGTTGATCCAGAACGCCAGAATAATATTATTCCTGTGAGTGAATATTCCAAAAGCGCTTCAAAGTTTGATAGTGGAATGGTTGGATGCGACGAGGAGTTCAAGACGATAATGGATCAGCTCACTCGACAATCATCAAAGCAGCTACAAGTTGTACCAATTGTTGGCATGGGAGGAATAGGCAAGACCACTTTAGCTGGGAAAGTCTATAGTGATCCACGAATTACTTCTCATTTTTACATTCGAGCATGGGTTACTGTATCTCAAGAGTATAACGTGGAACAAATGCTCCAATGCCTAATTGGTTGTGTTAATGCAGCATCAAGAGATGAACTTCATGAACAGAGCAATGAACTCCATGAACAGCGGCGACAAAGAAATTCCAAAGAAAGTCTGCGTAGACTGTTGATGGGAAAGAGATATTTGATAGTGATGGATGATATATGGAGCACTACTGCTTGGGATAGTGTGCAAGGATGCTTTCCAGACGATTATAATGGAAGTCGCATACTATTAACTTCTCGGCTCAGGGAGGTGGTTGAATATGCAAATCCAGGTAATTCTTCCATTAACATGCATTTCTTAGATGCCAATGAAAGTTGGAATCTCTATTGCAATGTGTTTGGTCAAACGAAATTTCCTTCAGAGTTTGAGCAAATTGGTAGAAACATAGTGAAGAAATGTAATGGATTACCTCTCGCTATTATTGTAATAGCTAGTCTTCTCTCCAAGATAGAGGCGGCAGTGGAGAAGTGGAATAATGTTGCAGAAAATGTGAGTAGATATGTAATTGGTGATTCTAATGATGCATGTTCCAGAATACTATATTTGAGTTACAACCAATTACCACACCACTTAAAAGCttgttttctatattttggagtTTTTCCCGAAGACTATgagatccatgtgaagaagtTAGTTAGGTTGTGGGCGGCAGAGGGATTTTTGAGGGCAGAGGAGCATCAAAATATGGAGGAAGTGGCCATGGAATGCTTGCAAGATCTTGTTGATAGAAGTCTTGTTTTTGTAAGCAAACAGAGCTACAATGGGAAAATGAAGACAATAAGAATACATGACTTGTTGCGTGATTTGTGTTTGAGAGAAGCTCGATATGAAAATCTCTTGAATGTCATTGGAGATGAAAAACTTCCATTTTATAAGAAGAAAATCTCTTGTCCTTGGATAAGTGCTACATCAAGGTTTCATCTACTTCCTGTATCAAAGTGCTATCACAAATCACATTCCTTTCACTATCCTAATGCTTATTACTCTAAAAGTGTGAAATGTTTATTTTCACACTTCAAACTACTAAGAGTAGTAGACATAGAGAGCGTATATGTTTTCATGAATATGTATGGGGTAGTATATGTGCTCGCAAATCTTATTCATTTGAGATACTTAGCTTTGAGGTATTCAAATAGGACTTCCAATCGATATTTTCATTTAAAGCTCTTTGAGCATTGGAATATTCAAAGCTTTATTGTTGATGGAGTATTGGATTCCTCTGAGGCATGTGGAATTTGGAAAATGCCACTACTAAAGAATTTTTGCATTCAACGGATTGATTCATTAGGAACTTCGTCAGTTGTTCATAGAAACTTAGAGAGTATATCATGGTTGAATGCTAAGCTCTGTACAAAGGATTTGTTTACAAGgattccaaatttaaaaaaattgggaatttATGGTGGATACCAGGATAACAATCTagattatttttacaatattatgcacttGGGGCAGCTTGAGGAGCTAAGCATCACAGCCTGGTTTTTCAACCATATTCCATATAGGGGCATCTCATGGGCAACTAATTTTCTACCAAATCTTAAGAAGCTCAAATTCATTGATACTTATTGTTTGGCATGGAGTGATATGGAGCTTATTGGTATGTTGCCGAATCTAGAGGTTCTAAAACTGAAACATGCTATTGATAGGAAAGACACAATGTGGGAACCACCCGAGGAAGGGTTCCGTCAATTGAAAAGATTGGTaattgaatatacatttttgGAACACTGGAACGCCGTGGGTGACCATTTCCCTATGCTAGAATGTTTAGAGTTACGTAGTTGCTATTCTTTGCAAGAGATTCCTAGTGGTTTTGCGGATATCACCACACTAGCACTGATTCAATTAAACTTGTGTTGGGATTCGGTTCTGGCTTCGGCAAAGTTGATTCAAGAAGAGCAATACAACAACTATGGAAATGCCCTCCTTGTTCGTTCGGAAAATATTAAG GCGAAACATTTATACAACAAATAG